The Flavobacterium sp. IMCC34852 genome contains the following window.
TCCCGGAGTACTGGTATTGGCTAAGCCTGAGCCTGCCACACCCACCGGATTGAAAGGACTACCCGAGCCAATAGGAGTACCTCCTGAAGCAGCGGTGTACCATTGCACTTGAGAGTTTTGGTATAATAAAGTACTTCCTCCTGATGGTGGTGTAATGTTCCAGGTGAAAGAAGTAGCGGTACTTCCTGAATAGAAAGTAGTATATAAGGTATAAGTAACTCCTGCAGTTAAAGTGACTACCATTCTAGGGTATAATCCTACTCCTGAGTCGTCATCTCCAATCACAAAAGTACCGGTAGCACAACTACCCGGAGTAAAGGCTCCTATGGTAATGTACCCCATAGCGTCTATAGTAAGCGGACTTGTAAAATCAAAAGTATAAGAACCTGTAACGCTTACTTGGAAGTTTACAGAAGTATATAACTGGCTGCTGGTTGAAAAACCACAAGTAGTGGAATTACTCGAACTGAATGGTCTTGGGGCTGAAGGATCACTTAGTGTCCATGACCCGGAGATAGCGTTTACAGCATTACCGTAACCGTCACAAACTGTTGAACTCGAAATGGTTCCTGCACCTCCGGTACAAATAGAAGCTCCCGTAGTAACCGGTGCCGGTGCTAATACCGTAAAGTCTGTAGCACTGTTAACCGACAATACGTTAGTAGTCACTCTAATTTTTCCTGTGGTTGCGCCTGCCGGTAAAGTAGCCGTAATTTGAGTAGTACTGTTTACCGTGAAAGTTGCTGAAGCACCTCCAAAGAATACACCGGTAATTCCGGTAAAGTTAGTTCCTGTAATAACTACGGTTGTACCGCTTACACAAGCATTATCGGAAGGCGTAAATCCGGTGATGGTAGGCACATTGCTAACACAAACAATAGAGGCTGTCCATCCGGCTCCTAATACTGAACTGTCGGAACGGAACTCAAAAGTCAACGATCCGTCTGCCGCTGTGGATAAGATGCTACCCGGTGAAGCGGTTCCTGACCAGGCATCAGCCGGACAAGTTTGCGGTAAGAATCCGGCAGCTCTACCAGACGGCATCAAAGTACCGGCCGAAGAAGTTCCGCTGTAAATCATTAAACCGTCCCAGTTGTTCTCGGTGGCAAAGGAGTTGAAAATAACCATCAACTTAGCGCCCGGTGTCGCCGGTACAAAAGTATACGAATAAGGAGCATAAGTCGGATTACCGGTTCTCTCATTATTAGCATAGTTTCCTCCGGTACCACCACTATCCGTAAAAGTGATATTAGAACCACAAGTTACATTATATGGTGTAGTAAGATCAGAAATTCTAATCGTGGTTGGTGTAGTGATATTGGTTGTAGTAAAGGTGGCAAAAGCCGGTGTCCAAATACTGATTTGAGCCCCACAATTGGCACGCACCCATACATAATAAGTGGTGTTAGGAGACAAGGTAGAGAAAGTAATGCTGTTAGAAGCTACGGTTCCTGTTCCTGCGTCGTTGTAATTTGGTGGTGTGTTTGAAGTTGAAATAAAGTAAGCATACCCATTTGACGGTGCTCCGGTAGCCGGTGCATTCCAGTTTAAGGTAGCTCCGAAATCATTGACACCCGAAACCGGTGATCCCGGATAAGTAGGTGGCAAACAAGTTTCTACTTCTATACGAATGTTGTCAAGGTTTAATTGTACCGAAGGATCTTCTAAATCATCTACAAAGAAACGCAAGTAATACGTTCCGGTTACTGATGGCGTGTAATTCACGATATTAGAATTAATTACCGAGAAGAAACCATTGTAGGCAATGGAATTGCTAATATTAGAAACCGTTGGCGCAGTATTGTTAGCCGGATTACCAATATTCACATCCAAACTCGCATACCCGTTTAAGTTGGTAGAATAATCATAAGTAATACGGTATAAAGTTCCTGCCGTTAAGGTTACCCCTTGGGTGTAGAAACTATCTCCTACTTGGTTTGAGTAAATGTTACCATTAGTAGCATTAGATTGGAAAACTCCATCCGTAGAAGTACAAGTTGGTAAAACACCTCCCAGTAAACCATTGAAGTTTTCTAAATACACTACCGATTGTGGCGTACACAAGGAAGTAGCCGAAATTGGTCCGATCCAAGTACTCGTACTGCCTCCACAATTAGAACGTACCCAGAAATAATAAGTAGAAGAAGCCGATAAACCGGTAACAGTAGCCGAAGTAGTAGCACTGGTTCCTGTAGGAGTTGTACCCGAATTAGGGGCTGTATTAGAAGTACTGTGGTAAATATCATAATTACTGGCAGTACCTGTAAAATTCAAATAAGCACTGTCGTGTGAAATACCTCCCGAAGGATTAAACGTCAAACTGGTTGGTGCCGGACAACCCACACACTCCAATTTAATTCTGAAACCGGTTTGAGTAGTCGGAAGAGTTGGAAGTCCTGCATTTGTTGTAAACTTGTAAAACAAAGCTCCGTTGGCATCAACCGAAGTATAAGTCGCCGGGATTGTTGCACCGGAAAAGTTCATACCAGGTATTTGTGTAGCATAAGTATTGTCGGTAAATAATTGCAAATAGTCATTAGTAGCTTCTGTACTGAAAGTCTCATAAGTAGCTTTGATTTTGAAAGCCGTATTCGATGGTGTGAAATAAATACTATTCGATTGATTACCAGCAGAAGTATCAGAATCACCACCTACATCATAAAAATAATAGGTACGGGTTACATCTAAAGTTACCGGACAAGCTGTTGCATTACCTAAAGCAGGTACTATTATATTATTTTCAGAAGCTACGGAAGAAGTCCAGGCAAAATCATCTAAACATACAGCTCCATTTGTTGGATTTATTCTGGTATCAGTTACTCTAAACTTATATCCTAGAGCAGTAGCCGGAAAAGCCGCAGTAACCTTTGCCTCTTGCCAAGTAGTATTCATTGATGGTAACACACCAGTTACACTAATTGTATTTAATGCTGTAGTAACATTATTAGTTCCTGCAGCAATATTATACCACGTAGCCCCTCCATCATCTGAAAATTGGAAAGAATAAAGAGTTGTAGCAACAGTAGCCCCCCTAATATAAAAAGAAAAGGAACTCGGCGTCATTATTAATGGCGAAGTAACTGAAGCATTTGATGTACTATTAGTAGGCTGTCTTAAACTAAAAACTCCACTTCTTACTAGTGTTGTAGTTGTATTATGAACAAAGTTAGTTGTTCCAGCAAAGGTCCAACCATTTGCTTGCATTGTTGCTATAGAAGACGGAACACCCTCAAACCCTTGATAAGGCCCAATACATTGCGCGTTAGTTTGTTGAAAAAGACCCAGCCAAAAAGTTAAGGCTAGCAGTAGGTATCGGAAAGAAGTAGTTTTTAATAAAATCGCATTACCCGAGGCAGTAAGTAAAGTTTTTTCCATAGTTGTTTGTTTTTGTGGTATTGTCATTATATAGTGTAACCTTTATAAACTGTGTTACCCTACGGTTAAGATGTTAAAAATACATCATATTAAACATTCAATTAACATTGACTTTACCAAAAAACAACGTTTTTCGATAAATGGTCAATACAATCGACCAATGATAGCCTACTCAGCCTTCATTGGAAGTAACATAGCATAAAAAATAATAAAAGTAGTACAATATGTTAAACAAAACTTAATATTAACTTGTTCAAACTTAGTACTTTTTGGGAGTTTTGGGTGCGCTAAATTAACAAATTGTCAATACTTTGCAACAATTGTTAATAAGTTGTAACACATTTTAGGTTTTTGACTGCGTTTTGTGTAAAAATACCTTACTTATTTTAAAGCCCTTTATGTTAAATTAAAGTTGTGATAATCATTTCATGCCAATTTTCCGGACTTGGTGTTTTCTAAAACTTATGTAACAATATTTTATGTAACATTTTATTTTGTTACAAGTTTTTTTGTTACATATTGAAAACACAATAGCGCATATTGTTTTCGCCAATTGCTTTGTAGCATTTTTTTTGTAGCATTTATTTTTGCTACTTATTTTTTGCTACAAGATTTATAAAGGATAGCGCAGGTAATGACGGATTGCCATTAGTACCAACTAAAAAAAGGTTTGGAAATTTTATCGAATGACTTTCTTAGTCACTACGTCACCATTGACCGTAGTAATTTGAAGCAATAACACTTCGTTGGCCAAGCCACCGCTAACCGTAGTTTGTGTAGCGTTGATGTCTTTTTGTTCTCCTAAAAGACGACCGCGTATATCAAAAACCTTAACAGATTGCATAGGTAGGTTACCACTTAGAATCACAAAATTATCATCGGCGTTTTTGTAAACCACTACTTGGTTGGCGTTGAATGTTGCGTTATCTACGCCCAAAGTTCCATTGGTAAACACAACATTAAATCGACTGTCAAAAGTACCGGCTTCAGTCACAAAAGTATAATCGCTTTGTTTGAGGTCGTGAATTACATTAAGTAAAGTATCTTCGAGGTAAATGTTTTGGTGGTCAAACAAGCCGTCAAAGTTAGACAACTTGATGGTGTAAGTACTAGCCGCCAATGACTTATACCCTACCGGAATCACCTCTGATATGGCAAACGGCAAAGCGCGTCCTTGGATGGAGAGTTTCTTTTCTTCTTGCAAAGTATAAAGGGTTACAGCGTTACCCACATCTACCATTTCACCGTCATAACCGCGGTCCATTCCGGTGTTGGTAGCACCTTCTACATAAGCAATTAAAAGTTGTTTGAAAGCGCCTTCTTCGTTGTAAATATCCAACCAAAAACGGTGGCGTTCCAATAGATTAGCCGAATGATTTGTTGGAGGCGTATTCATTCTGAAGAACTGATCGTTATTACCGGTTAAACGCATGCTGTTTTTAAAGCTCACATTCCCCGAAGCCAATCCTTTGACAAAGAAACCTTGTCCGGAAGCTATTTTTCCGTTAGGCACACTGTTGTTCAGTCCCACATTTGGCGCAGCCGAACCCGTGCCAACACCTCCGGCATAATTATACAAGGCATAATCTGCTGCGTTGTAATTGCCATTGGCTATAGGCGTATTGTGTGTCCACAAATAAATAGTAGCGTCAATCAAAGGCACATTATCGGCATCCGACAAAAACAAATCGGCACTCAAAGCACTCGGATAAGGATTTCCAAACAAGTTAAACTGATCGGCACCGCCCACGGCAGGAATACTAATGTTTCCGGTATTGGGCACACCCACAAAAGAACCGGCAAAAACATTTGGCGTAGTTTCATTGAAAGGCGCATTTTCGGGCGCTCTGATCAAATAGCCTTTTCCGGGAACCATAGGTGCTGTGGTATTGGCGTAAGCCCAATTGCCTGCAGCGGCATCAAAGTAAAAGAACAAAGGCGAGTCAGGCGAAAAACCTATTAAGGTTTGCGGACTCACCGGAGTTGACCAATAAATATAATCGAAAATTTTAACCGGTGTACTGTTTCTTTTATAAGTAATATTTCCGGTGTTGGTAAATTGTACTCCGTTGTTGTTAAGTGTATTGATTTGTACCAAGCTGGCATTGTTTTGAAAGGTCAAAGAACCGCCGGTTACTTTCACATCGTTTTGGGTAATTAAGGTATGCCCTGAATTAAAGACAACATTCCCCGAAAGTACCTCAACCGAACAAACGTTTAGATTTCCGGAAGAAGAATAATTTCCGTTAAAAATGGCTTTGATTCCTACAGACGGTAAACCGTTACTCCAAGTCGAACCATTCCAAGTAGTAGAAGGAAAACCAACAAAAACACCATTAGAATAAACCACCGGACAAGTTCCTGATTGTACGACAGCACGGTAATAACGGTTTCCGGCAAAAGTTCCTATTTGCGCAGCGGTCAGTGTCGGATTGGTATTGGCTATAGTGGTTAATCCGGTAGTAAAAGATGGATTGGTGGCATATTCCCAACGCACTATAGTACCGCCCGAGCCGGTTAAAGTAAGATCGTTTACGGACCAGTTGGCACAAACGATTTGGTCACTGGATAAAACACCCGGTGCCGGAGCCGGAAGCACAGTGATAGTAGAAGAAGCACTGGCCGAACAGCCATTGGCTCCTACTACACTTCCGGTATAAACGGTGGTAGTGGCCGGTTTGGCATAAACAGTACCGGTAGGAGTTCCTGCAATGTAAGGATCGGTAGCCGCCGCATTGAAATACAATCCGGTTGGCGGTGTCCAAGTTACTTCGGCTGCTAGGTTACCGCTGATTTTGACATTGTCAATTGCCCAACCGTAATCCCAGGTAGCTTCATATAAAAATCGGATTCTAACATCAGGATTTCCTGCATAACTGTCCATCACTACAGTTGCGTTCGAGAAATTGGAAGCAGTTCCTTGGGTAGCCAAGAAACTTCTGAGAATAGCCCAAGTAGTACCACCGTCGGTTGACACTTCTACTCTAGCCTTGTTTCCGCCAATGTATCTGAGGTAGTGGTAAAAATTTAAGGTCGCTGAAGTATACCCAACCAAACTAATAGATGGTGATTGCAAGTAAGTAAGAGTACGATTGGTTCCCGGACTTCCTTGCGCATCAGAATTGGAAAAATAAAATTTAGACGCATCATTGCTGCTCACGTTGATATTCCAATAAGAACTGGTGTAAGTGTAAACGCTGGTTCTTTTGGTCCAAGCCGCATTGGCTATAGTACCGCCAACGGAAGCATTGATTTTAATCCAGTTATCGGTAGTACCGTTAAAGTTTTCACTGTAAATAGTGACCGGAGTTGCCGCTGCTAAGCTACCGGTAAGCGATTGAATCGCGCCTTCACAAATAGTAGCAGATGGCGGTATCACTGTAATGGCCGGTGGTTCAGGCTTAACAGTTACCGTATGAGAAATGACCGAAGTACACAAACTTCCCGAAGTTTGGGTAGCGGTTAAATTATAAGTTGTTGTGGTAATAGGTTGGAATGTATATCCGGCAGCCACCGAACCCGATAAACCTGCGGTAGTATTCCAAGTAAAATTATTATACGAACCGGCACCAGTTACGGTAACCAATCCTGTGGCTTCACCTTTACAAATAATGGAAGAAGGAGAACTGAAAGAAATGGCCGGTGCTGCGGTAACCGTTGCCGTTACCGGAGTTAATAGTGAGCGACAAATATTAGAGAACTTCCAGTTATAAGCATACAAATAGAAGGTATTATCAAAACCGTTTCCAACGATACTGGCGATAGAAGAAGTATAAGGATAAGAAGCACTGTCAATATTCACAACCAGTCCGGAAGCCGGTAAAGTATTGAAGTAAACAAAGTAATTACCTTGCGCCAAATTGAGCGCCATATTAATAGTTTGCGGTGTACTTCCACCCGATACC
Protein-coding sequences here:
- a CDS encoding T9SS sorting signal type C domain-containing protein; this translates as MEKTLLTASGNAILLKTTSFRYLLLALTFWLGLFQQTNAQCIGPYQGFEGVPSSIATMQANGWTFAGTTNFVHNTTTTLVRSGVFSLRQPTNSTSNASVTSPLIMTPSSFSFYIRGATVATTLYSFQFSDDGGATWYNIAAGTNNVTTALNTISVTGVLPSMNTTWQEAKVTAAFPATALGYKFRVTDTRINPTNGAVCLDDFAWTSSVASENNIIVPALGNATACPVTLDVTRTYYFYDVGGDSDTSAGNQSNSIYFTPSNTAFKIKATYETFSTEATNDYLQLFTDNTYATQIPGMNFSGATIPATYTSVDANGALFYKFTTNAGLPTLPTTQTGFRIKLECVGCPAPTSLTFNPSGGISHDSAYLNFTGTASNYDIYHSTSNTAPNSGTTPTGTSATTSATVTGLSASSTYYFWVRSNCGGSTSTWIGPISATSLCTPQSVVYLENFNGLLGGVLPTCTSTDGVFQSNATNGNIYSNQVGDSFYTQGVTLTAGTLYRITYDYSTNLNGYASLDVNIGNPANNTAPTVSNISNSIAYNGFFSVINSNIVNYTPSVTGTYYLRFFVDDLEDPSVQLNLDNIRIEVETCLPPTYPGSPVSGVNDFGATLNWNAPATGAPSNGYAYFISTSNTPPNYNDAGTGTVASNSITFSTLSPNTTYYVWVRANCGAQISIWTPAFATFTTTNITTPTTIRISDLTTPYNVTCGSNITFTDSGGTGGNYANNERTGNPTYAPYSYTFVPATPGAKLMVIFNSFATENNWDGLMIYSGTSSAGTLMPSGRAAGFLPQTCPADAWSGTASPGSILSTAADGSLTFEFRSDSSVLGAGWTASIVCVSNVPTITGFTPSDNACVSGTTVVITGTNFTGITGVFFGGASATFTVNSTTQITATLPAGATTGKIRVTTNVLSVNSATDFTVLAPAPVTTGASICTGGAGTISSSTVCDGYGNAVNAISGSWTLSDPSAPRPFSSSNSTTCGFSTSSQLYTSVNFQVSVTGSYTFDFTSPLTIDAMGYITIGAFTPGSCATGTFVIGDDDSGVGLYPRMVVTLTAGVTYTLYTTFYSGSTATSFTWNITPPSGGSTLLYQNSQVQWYTAASGGTPIGSGSPFNPVGVAGSGLANTSTPGTWTYYAACSSNPTCRTAATFVIGGAVAGTASSDQNVCSGVAADLTLTGNTGSVVKWQYANDLAFTAGVTDIAASASTTLTSAQIGTFSGARYFRAVVNLAGCSDVYSNVVTITFNKAIWNGSAWSNGTGPTSTIGADFQGNYTSSVHASATSGNLSACSVTVTSGTVLFDVGTLTVQNAVVVSGGTLTFENNASLYQVVDVANAPGVVSGGNSGNVTYKRTTTGIRQFDYTYWSTPVNPQTLVNVSPNTPFDAYYLYDASVNNWAYVNPTSLMDVGKGYIIRAPFDYDINTPATYTASFNGTPNNGTLTTPIVGGAAQMNLIGNPYTSALSASAFILDPANTNLNGTLYFWTHNTPINATYQYTGSDYAIYNLVGGTSAATNTGFGGGGSNAVPLGYIASGQGFFIKGFSSGTATFKNSMRAAGNNSQFYRLSPNTANNAEAELSLEKHRYWLDITNTEGAFKQALVGYVESATNGIDRLFDGEMVDIGNAITLYTMVDNTKLSIQGKQLAFDVNEMIPLGYKSTINSTYTINLADFDGLFASQNIYLEDLVLNVIHDLKAAPYSFATESGTFDNRFRIRYTTNALGTNNPVFNQNSVVVYQNNGGLHINSGTVNMKNVTIYDVRGRELASQKQVDNTVTVFTTLPTTQQVLLVKIEGENGGTVTKKVVY
- a CDS encoding fibronectin type III domain-containing protein, translated to MNTTTNKENIFSVKRQLRAFFTAMLLVFISKGYSQVSTYGFAEAVTTYTALTTPTVAYAIPWDDHTSGAAHQANIGFNFTYNGLTQTQCFISPNGFISFGVQPLPTTYLPLSVTTVFTGGGTISALGMDLISTTDDIVYKTIGTAPNRVFVVQWTNARRKALTGNFNFQIRLLETSNIVEISYGACAPDDVTVLNAQVGLRGVTNDFLQGEVNNRLQTGTNTNSTWLGKTTVGIANSSTVRVSVTEYPNSGLKYTYTPSAPCTTPTGTPSALVVGSTAVNATTFLGNSFTAASPAPTNYLVLRSTVNVPPTNIEVPNRTYYAVNNIIAGTYTVVSVSNATTFNQSALTPNTTYYYWVIPYNAGCLGGPFYNLSNMITASKTTCIAAPTGVFASTIEGNSFTASWLPVTGATNYLLDVSTNIGFTAILPAYNGVATGITTDYVVSGLSPLTTYYFRVRAVGISCSVNSAVVAVPTPCGAFPIPYFQSFDTTPINTLPTCFVITDTNADSVAWKVQNTTSASNPNSMHLLTNTGIDSDDWFFTAGLDLTAGVTYRLRFKYNTLSAGSYAENLRVRLGTGQTEALMNNTILDLSNIINTVYQTATVDFTPVTNNIFYIGFQGYSFANQSKIMIDDISVIVSPTCFEPTNLIVTTVGSTTAGISWDASFPAPSNGYEYYVSTSNTTPSGSVTPTGSVGAGITTATITGLTPATLYYVWVRGKCDGTDRSVWSNIETFSTDCATPTSLTVTNGTLCGGGSTTLQAVGAPGSTIEWYAEATGDTLLFTGSNYVTPTLFATTTYYAQSRAPGGLVLAGPISPLLQGGALGLQQTPTFISFSVSAATTLQSFDIYPQTSGQSGQIVIRNASNVQIATYNFVTSVSGGSTPQTINMALNLAQGNYFVYFNTLPASGLVVNIDSASYPYTSSIASIVGNGFDNTFYLYAYNWKFSNICRSLLTPVTATVTAAPAISFSSPSSIICKGEATGLVTVTGAGSYNNFTWNTTAGLSGSVAAGYTFQPITTTTYNLTATQTSGSLCTSVISHTVTVKPEPPAITVIPPSATICEGAIQSLTGSLAAATPVTIYSENFNGTTDNWIKINASVGGTIANAAWTKRTSVYTYTSSYWNINVSSNDASKFYFSNSDAQGSPGTNRTLTYLQSPSISLVGYTSATLNFYHYLRYIGGNKARVEVSTDGGTTWAILRSFLATQGTASNFSNATVVMDSYAGNPDVRIRFLYEATWDYGWAIDNVKISGNLAAEVTWTPPTGLYFNAAATDPYIAGTPTGTVYAKPATTTVYTGSVVGANGCSASASSTITVLPAPAPGVLSSDQIVCANWSVNDLTLTGSGGTIVRWEYATNPSFTTGLTTIANTNPTLTAAQIGTFAGNRYYRAVVQSGTCPVVYSNGVFVGFPSTTWNGSTWSNGLPSVGIKAIFNGNYSSSGNLNVCSVEVLSGNVVFNSGHTLITQNDVKVTGGSLTFQNNASLVQINTLNNNGVQFTNTGNITYKRNSTPVKIFDYIYWSTPVSPQTLIGFSPDSPLFFYFDAAAGNWAYANTTAPMVPGKGYLIRAPENAPFNETTPNVFAGSFVGVPNTGNISIPAVGGADQFNLFGNPYPSALSADLFLSDADNVPLIDATIYLWTHNTPIANGNYNAADYALYNYAGGVGTGSAAPNVGLNNSVPNGKIASGQGFFVKGLASGNVSFKNSMRLTGNNDQFFRMNTPPTNHSANLLERHRFWLDIYNEEGAFKQLLIAYVEGATNTGMDRGYDGEMVDVGNAVTLYTLQEEKKLSIQGRALPFAISEVIPVGYKSLAASTYTIKLSNFDGLFDHQNIYLEDTLLNVIHDLKQSDYTFVTEAGTFDSRFNVVFTNGTLGVDNATFNANQVVVYKNADDNFVILSGNLPMQSVKVFDIRGRLLGEQKDINATQTTVSGGLANEVLLLQITTVNGDVVTKKVIR